A region of the Rickettsiales bacterium Ac37b genome:
TAAGCAAATTGAACACCATTATCAGTTAATATGGTATGTATCTTAAAGGGACAGCTACTTACCAAGTTATCAAGAAAATTAACTGTAGTATCGCCATTGCTATTATTATGCAGCTCAACATAAGCAAATTTACTCACTCTACATATTGCCACAAATATGTAAAATTTTCCCTCACCAATTCTTACTTCTGTGATATCAAGATGCATAAATCCTATTTCATAAGCCTTAAATTTCTTCTTCTCTTTGATATTATCTTCTTTGGGTAAACAAGATAAACCGTACCGTTTAAGGCATCGGTAAAGATTTGAACGAGTTAAATAAGGTATTTCTTTAATAAGTGCATCAAAGCAATCATCCAAAGGTAATTGCGTAGACTTACGAAAAGCAATAATCAAAGCTTCATCTTCGGGCTTCAAAATAGTAGTTGCTTTTTTAGGAGCATTAGAGCGATCTTCTACTCCTTCTTCTTTTCTTTGACGCCATTTTATCACAGTTTTAGGGTTAATATTATATTGTTCACTTAATTCTTTGATCGTAGCTTGCGATCGCTGTAATTCTTTTCTAATTGCGTGCGTAGTCGTGGCGCAGCCATGTAATATTTGTCCCACAATTCCTCCAAATTAATTATATCCCTAGCTCTTATTATATACTCTTTTTTTCTTCCATCAACCCTTGAAATTGTACATCTAGTATATTAATTAAAATCTTTAGTAACAGACCCGCATGACCTTACTATATTAAACCTTATTGAACAATCAATAACAGTACCCGACAACCAATCTACTGAAACAACTCCAGAAACAGTAGCAAATGCAACTCAAACTAATGAAGTAATGCCAGAAGTATCCCTCAGCGGTGAAATTTCAAACATACATAGTGAGTGATAATATTTTCTGTGAGCTTCTGTTTTCATTTACCTATGTTGCAGGAGGCAGTTTATTCAAAAGCCCTGTCTGTTATGATCGATTTATCCAAATTATTCCTTAACTTTTTGTACCTCTTGTGATGATGTTCCACTACTTAAGTGGTAAAAAAAGTCGAATACTTTATTCAAAAAGCTTTATGGCCAAGGTTTACAGCTCATTACCTATCTCATGATGACACTATTTAAAGTAATAGTTTAAATATGAGCAGCATAATCATGCCAAATACTAAGCGAAACTATCTCAGCAGAATCCTTCTTGAAAGTAGTATTGATTCTAAAAGGACTCGTTGCTGGTTTTGCTTTAGTTTTTTTCTTTAAAAAACCTTTAATAGTGATGTGTGGCAAAAATCTTTTTTTAAGCACTGAAATTGTCTTACTTGGAACCGAAGATCCAATCTTTAAATTATGCTTTTCTATGAGCTCATATTTCAATTTTTGATAAGATAAATCATTATAAGCACAACTTAGATCCCAATCATTTTTTGATAATAAAATAGGTAAATTTTTATCAACTATTTTCAATGGCTTTTTATCTAAATTTATTATTAAGTCTTTCTGAGCATGAATATCCGCAATATACTCATTCATTTTCCATAATATATATTATACGACTTATATAAAAATAAGTAGATATTTTTACGCTTGACATTTGACTATTTTATATATTTAATACATTCAGTTTTTATCAGGAGTGCTCATTTGTAGGCTAAGAATCAAATCAAACTTGATCTGGTTAATACTACCAGCGGAAAAAATACAAGAGTTATCTCTTTATATTTAATTCGTAAAATAACTATAAGCTATTAAGGATTTTTATGAATCATTCAGATAGAGCATGGAATTTTTCTTCTAAAATTATTGATTTAATTAAATCACATCCTTTTAATCAAGAATTAATGCGTGGCGTATTACCAAAAGATAAGTTTTCCTACTATATACAACAAGATGCTATATATTTAAAGGAATATTCAAGATCTCTTGCTATCCTTGCTTCAAAAATGCCTGCTGAGTATATTAGTCATTTTTTACGTTATGCAAGTAATGCATTTATTGTTGAACAAACTATTATACATAAGTTTTTCCAAGAAAATCTTAATCTTTATAAACCGTATAATGCACAGGAATTGTCTCCAGCAACATTTAGCTATACTAATTATCTATTGCAAGTATGTTCTATCCAGCCGGTTGAAGTAGGAATTGCAGCAATACTTCCATGTTTTTGGATTTATTACGAAGTAGGATCATATGTTGCCAAAAATTCTAGTAAAAAAAACCGATATAAACGCTGGATTGACAATTATAGTGGAGAAGATTTCTTAGAGTCTGTTAATGAAGTAATTGAAATTTATAATATTATGGCAGATAAGGCAAGTAGTGATATTCAGCAAAAAATGCTAAATGCATTTTATAATAGTAGCTGTTTAGAGTGGCACTTTTGGAATGATTCTTATAATCACTCTAAATTTGAT
Encoded here:
- the tenA gene encoding Thiaminase-2 codes for the protein MNHSDRAWNFSSKIIDLIKSHPFNQELMRGVLPKDKFSYYIQQDAIYLKEYSRSLAILASKMPAEYISHFLRYASNAFIVEQTIIHKFFQENLNLYKPYNAQELSPATFSYTNYLLQVCSIQPVEVGIAAILPCFWIYYEVGSYVAKNSSKKNRYKRWIDNYSGEDFLESVNEVIEIYNIMADKASSDIQQKMLNAFYNSSCLEWHFWNDSYNHSKFDDIRNI
- a CDS encoding Integrase core domain protein codes for the protein MGQILHGCATTTHAIRKELQRSQATIKELSEQYNINPKTVIKWRQRKEEGVEDRSNAPKKATTILKPEDEALIIAFRKSTQLPLDDCFDALIKEIPYLTRSNLYRCLKRYGLSCLPKEDNIKEKKKFKAYEIGFMHLDITEVRIGEGKFYIFVAICRVSKFAYVELHNNSNGDTTVNFLDNLVSSCPFKIHTILTDNGVQFAYNGLARYRAPKARHRFDLKCKDYGIRHRTTRPYSPSTNGQVERMNRTIKEATTKKYHYTSREELDSHLQAFVMAYNYAKRLSSIARKTPFEMILTCYTQNANNFRINPNHQLLKPYT